A single region of the Deltaproteobacteria bacterium genome encodes:
- a CDS encoding nuclear transport factor 2 family protein — protein MITKEAAEQFAKEWIESWNRHDIDSILSHYAADVEFSSPFVVKLIGETSGTIEGKEELRSYFKKGLEAYPDLQFWLLKVLAGVKSVTLYSRSVRGMLAAEIMVFDGPVT, from the coding sequence ATGATTACTAAAGAGGCAGCGGAGCAATTCGCGAAAGAATGGATCGAGTCGTGGAACAGGCATGATATTGACTCTATCCTATCTCATTACGCAGCCGACGTAGAGTTTAGCTCCCCGTTTGTAGTCAAACTCATTGGTGAAACCTCGGGTACCATAGAGGGAAAGGAGGAGCTAAGGAGCTATTTCAAAAAGGGCCTCGAGGCTTATCCGGATCTACAATTCTGGCTTCTCAAAGTACTCGCAGGTGTAAAGAGCGTTACGCTTTACTCCAGGAGCGTAAGGGGAATGCTCGCCGCGGAGATCATGGTCTTCGACGGGCCAGTCACTTAA
- a CDS encoding DUF924 family protein, with the protein MGIETRGQRQELILKFWFGELKEGEVPTGELRKMWWTKDEETDEYIRSNFESDLVRAKNGKLRGWENTPKGALALIILLDQFSRNIYRGTPGAFSQDKRALGIALEGIEKGFDKELHPVERTFFYMPFMHSEDPGMQRKSLRLFGDLEMSFNSPPKLAEMLSGNRKYAERHCEIIERFGRYPHRNEILGRGSTDEEREFLTKPGSSF; encoded by the coding sequence ATGGGTATTGAAACGCGCGGGCAAAGACAGGAACTGATACTGAAATTCTGGTTTGGCGAATTAAAAGAGGGCGAGGTCCCGACTGGTGAATTGCGCAAGATGTGGTGGACAAAGGATGAAGAGACAGATGAATATATCAGGTCCAACTTCGAATCCGACCTTGTCAGGGCCAAAAACGGGAAATTAAGAGGCTGGGAAAACACCCCAAAAGGCGCATTGGCGTTAATAATCCTGCTCGATCAGTTCTCACGGAATATTTACAGGGGCACTCCCGGGGCCTTCTCGCAGGACAAGCGGGCGCTGGGTATCGCGCTCGAAGGGATCGAAAAGGGTTTTGATAAGGAGTTGCACCCCGTTGAAAGGACTTTCTTCTATATGCCGTTTATGCACTCGGAGGATCCGGGTATGCAGAGAAAGTCTCTCCGGTTATTCGGGGATCTTGAAATGTCGTTTAATTCTCCTCCGAAACTCGCTGAGATGCTCTCCGGGAACAGGAAATATGCCGAGAGACACTGTGAAATTATCGAGAGATTCGGAAGATACCCGCACAGGAATGAAATACTGGGCAGAGGGTCCACTGATGAGGAAAGAGAATTTCTAACGAAACCCGGTTCTTCTTTTTGA
- a CDS encoding adenosylcobalamin-dependent ribonucleoside-diphosphate reductase, translating into MASDKLNPTQINGNGHGNNLAGNETLKPQTEETISENTEQQNETVPQVEGVMDLPQKTIDAFGGDELRARVFYEKYALRDKTGKIVELIPEDMWHRVAREIASPEKTKELKKEWEDNFFWLLSSFKFIPGGRILFGAGQNRRATLLNCYYMPIKEDSIEGIFEWCKEAARTYSFGGGVGTDISILRPKGAPVNNSAIYSTGAVSFMDLLSTTTGTIGQAGRRGALMITLNVNHPDIIDFIDVKNDEERSKVKFANISIKITDEFMQAVEEDTDFELRFDNEKVKFSKTIRARDLWEKLVKSAWSSAEPGVIFWDAVKRYSPTEYNGMEVNGVNPCSEQALEDYGNCCLGNINLSPFVKDPFTDEASIDWENLERAFKYSVRFLDNVLDYNKNKHPLGFQTKASMHSRRIGVGFTGFGDMLSKLNIKYDTDEGVEFADKMFEHIKNTVYEASSDLAVEKGTFPAYNRDKHLSRPFLNTIDERVLGKISEQGVRNACILTVPPVGSGSVLAGTTSGVEPMFARSYFRRSKSLSKGEFKVYHPLVGEYISMYGINNENELPSTFVTSHEIKPEMRVRMQAAIQKHIDSCISSTVNLPADITLDEVEKIYFLAWKLGCKGITVYREGSREGILITEDQAQETKDAKKLPTQTQDEGMKKTHHPNPISSLRPTQMPEIKPIKRPPFLEGFTEVIKTGYGNLYVTINTYEGRPFEVFVQIGKSGYSTMADAEATGRLVSLALRSGISVKDVVEQLEGIGGSSPVFSEGKLVMSIPDAIATVLKKHFVSTNETETETATKRAMDLNLERCPDCGDRALAFEQGCMTCRSCGYSKCD; encoded by the coding sequence ATGGCTTCTGATAAACTCAATCCCACTCAGATAAACGGAAACGGACATGGAAATAATTTGGCAGGAAACGAAACCTTGAAACCCCAAACTGAAGAAACCATTTCTGAAAACACAGAACAGCAGAACGAAACAGTTCCCCAAGTAGAAGGCGTTATGGATCTTCCCCAAAAGACAATAGATGCGTTCGGCGGCGACGAGCTTCGCGCGAGGGTTTTCTACGAAAAATACGCTCTTCGCGACAAAACGGGGAAAATCGTGGAGCTGATACCCGAAGACATGTGGCACCGCGTGGCAAGGGAAATAGCCTCTCCTGAAAAAACAAAAGAGCTAAAGAAGGAATGGGAAGACAATTTCTTCTGGCTGCTTTCGAGTTTTAAATTCATACCCGGCGGAAGAATTCTCTTCGGCGCGGGACAAAACAGAAGGGCTACGCTGCTCAACTGTTATTATATGCCGATAAAAGAGGACTCCATCGAAGGAATATTCGAGTGGTGCAAAGAGGCTGCCAGGACATACTCGTTCGGAGGCGGCGTGGGCACCGATATATCCATACTGAGACCCAAGGGGGCTCCCGTCAATAATTCGGCCATTTACTCAACGGGCGCGGTATCGTTCATGGATCTCCTTTCCACAACGACCGGGACCATTGGCCAGGCCGGGAGGAGGGGCGCTCTGATGATAACCCTTAACGTCAACCACCCGGACATCATAGATTTCATCGACGTGAAAAACGATGAAGAGAGATCGAAAGTCAAATTTGCAAATATTTCAATAAAGATAACGGATGAATTCATGCAGGCTGTCGAAGAAGATACAGATTTCGAGCTCAGGTTCGATAACGAAAAGGTAAAATTCTCCAAGACCATACGCGCAAGAGATCTATGGGAAAAGCTCGTAAAATCGGCCTGGTCTTCCGCCGAACCCGGCGTTATATTCTGGGACGCCGTAAAGAGATACTCCCCCACCGAGTATAACGGTATGGAGGTAAACGGCGTAAATCCGTGCAGCGAGCAGGCGCTTGAAGACTACGGGAACTGCTGCCTCGGAAACATCAACCTGTCGCCTTTCGTAAAGGATCCCTTCACGGATGAAGCGTCTATTGACTGGGAAAACCTCGAAAGGGCTTTCAAATACTCCGTCCGCTTCCTCGACAACGTGCTCGATTACAACAAAAACAAACACCCTCTCGGATTTCAGACAAAAGCCTCCATGCATTCGAGGCGCATTGGAGTGGGTTTCACGGGTTTTGGCGACATGCTGTCAAAACTAAACATAAAATACGACACGGATGAAGGCGTAGAATTCGCGGACAAGATGTTTGAACATATAAAAAACACCGTTTATGAAGCGAGCTCCGACCTTGCGGTAGAAAAAGGGACTTTCCCCGCTTATAACAGGGACAAGCACCTTTCCCGTCCTTTCCTGAACACGATTGATGAGCGTGTGCTAGGCAAGATTAGCGAGCAGGGCGTGAGAAACGCGTGCATACTCACGGTACCGCCTGTCGGCAGCGGCTCCGTACTCGCAGGAACCACTAGCGGTGTTGAGCCCATGTTCGCGCGCTCATACTTCAGACGCTCCAAATCCCTTTCCAAGGGTGAATTCAAGGTATACCACCCGCTCGTCGGCGAATATATAAGCATGTACGGCATTAATAATGAGAATGAGCTGCCTTCGACATTCGTGACATCTCACGAGATAAAGCCCGAAATGAGGGTTCGCATGCAGGCTGCGATTCAGAAACATATTGATTCATGTATTTCGAGCACCGTAAACCTGCCCGCTGACATAACGCTCGACGAAGTGGAGAAAATCTACTTCCTCGCGTGGAAGCTCGGCTGCAAGGGCATAACGGTTTACAGAGAAGGCTCGAGAGAGGGCATTCTGATCACTGAGGATCAGGCCCAAGAAACCAAAGACGCAAAAAAGCTTCCGACCCAGACCCAGGACGAGGGGATGAAAAAAACCCATCACCCCAACCCCATCTCATCCCTTCGTCCTACCCAAATGCCGGAGATAAAACCGATAAAGAGGCCTCCGTTTCTGGAGGGGTTTACAGAGGTTATAAAGACGGGATACGGAAACCTATACGTAACTATCAACACCTATGAGGGCAGGCCGTTTGAGGTCTTCGTTCAGATAGGAAAGTCGGGGTACTCTACGATGGCCGATGCGGAGGCTACGGGGAGACTCGTGTCGCTCGCGCTCAGGTCAGGCATAAGCGTAAAGGACGTAGTCGAGCAGCTCGAGGGCATAGGGGGCTCGTCTCCCGTGTTCTCCGAAGGCAAGCTCGTGATGTCCATACCGGACGCGATAGCCACAGTGTTGAAAAAACACTTCGTATCTACGAACGAGACAGAGACGGAAACGGCGACAAAACGCGCGATGGATCTGAATCTTGAACGCTGTCCTGATTGCGGAGACCGTGCCCTTGCGTTCGAGCAGGGCTGTATGACCTGCAGGAGCTGCGGTTATTCCAAATGCGACTAA